Genomic window (Streptomyces sp. LX-29):
CGATCCGCATCAGGCGGTCCGCGCGCAGCGCGAAGCGGGAGATCTCGGCCTCCAGTGCCTCCTCGTCGCCGCTCAGCGGTTCGAGGCGCCTCTTCTGATCCCGGTAGATCTCGCTCTGACGTGCGCGGCTGTTGCCTCCGACGACCAGGTCGAGCCAGACCAGCAGTTCCAGGTTGACCGGGCCCAGCAGTTCCTGCATGGGCAGCCACCGCTTGCGGTAGACGTCCTCCCCCCTGGTGGGCAGGCACATGAAGAGGTAGTTACGCAGCAGGTCGCTCTGACTGAGCCCGACACCCGTGTTGTTGATCGACTCGAAGATCCGGTAGACGTTGTCTCCCTCGGCCGCCGTGATTGCCACGATGGAGAGGCAGTCGCCCAGCACGGACTCGACCTCGTCCGCCCATGTCTCACCGCCGCTGTCCGCGCCGTCGGTGATGGCTGCCACGAAGAAGCGGTAGGCGGCTCCCACGTTTCCGGCGCCGCCGGCCTTCGGAAGGCTGTCCACGCAGGCGATGTACGCCTCGCGGTCGGCCTGTGTCGGGAGCAGGCGATAGCCGTCCAGTCCGTCCTGGTAGGTGTTGACCAGGAGGAGGTCGTTGATCCGAGCGGCCCTCTTGTCGGCACCGCGCTCGCGGTGGTGGTCGCGCAGGGCGGTGAAGGCGAGCATCAGGGTCGTCATCCGCTGCTGGCCGTCCACGACGAGCCAGCGCTGCATTCCGCCCGCAGCGATCCGCTCGGGTGCCAGGACCACCGACCCCAGGAAGTGCCCAGTGCCCGCCCGGCCTTCCAGCCGGTCCTCGACAAGCTCCAGCACGTCGTCCCAGAGCTGTTGCAGTTCCTCCCTCTGCCAGCTGTAGGTGCGCTGGTAGAGGGGGACTTGGAACTGCTTCTCCCCCTGCACGAGCTTACTGAACGTGGTCTCCTGAGCGTGCACGCCGTACCCTCCCCAACTCCGCTGCGCAGGCCCGCCATTGTCGCTCATGTCGTACGGTGAACAACCGAATGTCGGCACACGTCACCAGTCCTGGGAGCGCTCATGGCGACACTGGGAATCCACAAGGACTTCCTCCTGGAGTTCGCCAAGCTGGAGAAACCCGTCCAGAAGCGGGTGTACGAGGTCTTCGACAAGTTCCGCGAGCACCGGCACGCCGGGCTTCACCTGGAGAAGCTGGAGAGGCCCCGAGACCCCAGGATCCGCACCATCCGCATCACCAGGTTCATGCGGGGGGTCGTTCTCGCACCGGAGACCGGTGACAGCTACCTGCTCCTCAAGGTCATGCCGCACGACGACGCCATCGACTGGGCTCTGAGTCACCGTGCCACGGTCAACTCGGCGACTCAGGGCATCGAACTGCGCGACGACATCGCGCTGGAGCAGGCAACCGCACACGTGCGCCGGGTCGTACCCGCCGCGGACACACGCCTCTTCTCACACGTCCCAGACAAGGAACTGACCCGCCTCGGCATCGACCCGGACTTGCTCCCGCTGGTCCGGAACCTCGGCGACGAGACCCACCTCGACGCTCTGCGCAAGATCCTCCCGGAACAGCAGTACGACGTCCTCGCCGGCCTGGCCGCCGGGCTGACGCCGGAGGAGGTCTGGCGGGAATCCATCGCGGTCCACGCGGAGCACGCCCAGCCCGAGCAGCCGCACGGCCGGGAGCAGGACGGGCTCGCCGCCGCGATGGCGCGCTCGCAGGGCCGTATCGCGCTCCTGTCCGGACCCGACGAGCTGCTGGACATGCTTTCCCGGCCGTTCGACGCCTGGAGGGTGTTCCTGCACCCCAGCCAGCAGCGGATTGCCTACCGGCCCTCGTACAAGGGGCCGGCCCGGGTGACCGGCGGGCCCGGCACCGGAAAGACGGTGGTCGCCCTGCACCGCGCCCTCCACCTGGCCCGCCGGCTGCCCGCCGACGCCCCGGACGGGGCGATCCTGCTCACGACCTACACCAGGGATCTGGCAGCCGACCTGCGACGAAATCTCGAACTGCTCATCCCCGACGAGGCGATCATGGCGAAGATCCGCGTCGTCAACGTCGATGCATTGGCCAACCAGATCGTGCGCGAGGAGCACGGCAGTCAGCTCACCATCCTGACCGGCCAGAAGGAGATCCACTTCCGCTGGAACCGGATCGCCCACCACCTCGGCATCGAGTTCACCGACGCCTTCCTCGACCAGGAATGGCGGCAGGTCGTCCTCGCCCAGGACCTGCGCTCGCCCGAGGCCTACCTCAAGGCGTCGCGCGCCGGCAGGGGCGCTGCGCTGAGCCCGCTGCGGCGCGCGCAGGTCTGGCGTGCGGTGGAGGCGTTCACCCGGGAACTCCGCCAGGCCAAGGAGTGGACCTTCCTCCAGGTGTGCGCGGAGGCGGCCCGGCTGTTGGAACCGCGCACCGACCGCCCGTTCCGCCATGTGGTGGTCGACGAGGCGCAGGACCTGCACCCCGTGCAGTGGCGCATGCTCAGGGCGCTGGTTGCCCCCGGGCCCGACGACCTGTTCATCGCCGGCGACACGCACCAGCGCATATACGGGAACAAGGTGTCCCTGCGCAATCTGGGCGTCAACGTCAGCGGAAGGTCTCATCGGCTGCGCATCAACTACCGCACCACGCATGAGATCCTCCAGTGGTCCACGGCGCTGCTCAGCGGCGAAAGCCCGGACGACATGGACGGAGGAGTCGAGTCCCTCGCGGGCTTCCGGTCCGTGCTGCGCGGCGCACTGCCGCAACTGGAGGGAGCGGGCAGCAGGACGGAAGAGATCACGGAACTCACCGCCCGCATCACGCAGTGGATGAACGGCGGCCTGGAGCCGGGCGAGATCGGAGTGGCCGTGCGCTACCTTCAGCTCGGCAGGGAGGTGGCCCAGGCACTCGAACGAGCCGGGATCCCGGTGAGTGTGCTCGGCACCTCGCGCGAGGGCGGGGACGGCGTCCGTATCGGCACGATGCACCGGATGAAGGGGCTGGAGTTCCGCTGTGTCGCCGTGGCGGGCGTCAGCGACGGAGTGGTCCCGCTGGCTGCGGCGCTGGCGCCGAAAGAGGTCGATGCACAGCAGTACCGAGACGACGTGCTGGGCGAACTGAACCTCCTTTTCGTCGCCTGCACCCGCGCCCGGGAGGAACTGCGGGTTTCCTGGCATGGTGCCCCGAGCCCGTTTCTCGCGATCTGACACCGCATCGCACGCAAGGCCGGTTTCACGCCAATCACCAACCGCTTTACGGAGATCTTCGGGCTCGGGAGACGTGTCCCCCGATATTCTCCCCGCTTCCGTGTGGCCATAGCACGGGGGACCGAAAGGGCTTAGGTGATGAGTACCATCCGTACGGGGCCGGCCGGCTGGCGCGTCTCCATCGTCGACGAGGACCCCCTGCGCGCCCGGCGCGGGCACGGGAACTCCTGGACGCAGTCGCCGGCGACGACCCCTCCGCCGCTCTCGACGTCCCCGGCCGGACAGGCGCCCGGGACACCGACAAGGGCGGAGCGGTCACCGACCTGATCGGCCTGGTGTTCAGCGGAGGCTCCCTGATCGCCGCGGGTCTGCAGATATGGCTGAGCCGTGTGCCACAGCGCACGGTCGTCGTCACCCGCCCGGACGGAGCCACGCCGCGTATCAGCGGCAAGGAGGCGCGTGCCACGACGTGCTCGCCTCCACGCGCCAGTACTCGCGCGAGGACGAAGGACTGTCCCGCGGTGTAGCGCAGCACTCCCCACGCAGGCCCCCGCGACCGTTGCGCAGGGGGCCTGGCGATGGCGGCCGGGCCCGGTCACCGGGCGGAGCGGCCCCATCACAGCGGCAGCTTCCGACAACCCGGCGAGAACGGACACCTCCGTCTCCACCACACCCGGCGCATCCAGCCAGGGTGTCCAGTACCGCTGGGCCTTCACCCGGCAACGTCCTTGCGGAGCTCGGCTGCCAGAGTCACGGGCGGCAGTCCTGGCCGGGTCGGCAGGGTCCAGACGGGTGCCACGGCGTTCTGCACATCGGGACGGAGCCTCCGGTAGGCCACTGCCGCGTGCGGCCGGGCTGGAAGTACGGGAACGTACCGTGATCCGGACATGGCGGCTCCCCCGGGCACTAACAGGTCAAGCGAACCGCCGAATTCGAAAGGCCCAGGTCAGCGGTCCTACTTCACCGGCTCCAGAATCGCCACGCACTCCACATGGTGCGTCATCGGGAACAGATCGAACGCCCGCATCCGGCGCACTCGGTAGCCCGACTCGCCGAAGTACTTCAGGTCCCTCGCCAGGGCGGCCGGGTCGCAGGCCACGTAGGCGATGCGGCGGGCGCCGAGGGTGGCGAGGTGGCGGACGGTCTGGGCGCCGGCGCCGGCTCGGGGTGGGTCGAGGACGACGAGGTCGGCCTCGGTGATGCCGGTGCGGGGCAGGACCTGTTCGACCTTGCCCTGCTCGATGCGGACGCGGTCCAGGTCGGCCAGGTTGTGGCGGGCGTCCTCGACGGCGCGCTTGCCGGACTCGATGCCGAGGACGGCACCCGTGTCGCCGACCCGCTCCGCCAGTGCCCCCGCGAAGAGGCCGACGCCGCAGTAGAGGTCCAGGGCCGTCTCGCCCTTGCGCGGCATGAGGCCCTGCATGACGGCCTCGACCAGGAGGCCGGCCGCCTGGGGGTGGACCTGCCAGAAGCCGCCGGCGCCGACGCGCCAGGTGCGGTCGACGGCCCGCTCGCGGACGAAGGGGCGGCCGTGGACGCGGTGCACGCCGCCGGTCTTCTCGTCGACCCGCAGCACCGAGACCGGCTTGTCCAGCTCGACCAGCGGCAGCCGGCCGCCGGGGCGCGGGGTCAGGACGACCTGGCGGTCGTTCGAGCCGGTGGCGGCGATCGCCTCCACCGTGTCCATCTGCGGCCACGAGCGGCGCTCCACGCCCAGCTCGGTCACTCCGGGCGCCGCGATCATGCAGTGGTCGACGGGGACCACCTCGTGCGAGCGGTGCTTGCGCAGGCCCGCCCGGCCCTCCTCGTCGACCGCGTACTGCACCCGGGTGCGCCAGGCCGGGACCTCGCCCTTGGGGAGCTTGTCACCCGGGGCCGGCTCCACGGTGCCGTCCCAGCCGGCCTGCTCCGGGGTGAGCCCGGCCAGTCGCGCCAGCTGCTCGGTGACGACCGCGCCCTTGAAGCGGCGCTGCGCGCCCGGGGCCACGTGCTGCCAGTCGCAGCCGCCGCACTGGCCGGGGCCGGAGAACGGGCAGGGGGCCTCGACCCGGTCCTTGGCCGGCTCCAGCACCCGCACCGCGTCCGCCCGCAGGAAGCGCGAGTGCTCCTCGCCCTCGGTGACGCGGGCGATCACGCGCTCACCCGGCAGGCTGTGGCGTACGAACAGCACCCGCCCCTCGGCCGTGCGGGCGATGCAGTGGCCGCCGTGCGCCACCGGGCCCACCTCGACCTCGTACTCCTCGCCTACCAGAGACGCGTGGGCTGCCGAGGCTTCGGATCGCATGGCGGGGTGGCTCCAGTACGTGAGGGGGGACGACAGCCGTCCAGTCGACGACAGCCGTCCAGTCTACGTCCCGTACCGGGCCCTCCGTGACCGCCGAGACGCCCCGAGGGTGTCCGTCACGCTCGTAGGCCGGTGGGGGCGCCCGCCAGGGGCGCCCCCACCCAGGCGCTACTTCTTGACCGCCGCCTTCTCTTCCTTCGGCTGCGCCTGCTGCTGCACCGGCACCGGCCCCCGTCGCACCGAGCCCGGCGCGTTCCACTCGGCCCGCTTGCGGGCGCGCTTGCGGGCGAGTTCGGAGGAGTCGAGCTGCCAGGGGACGGAGGTGACCATCACACCGGGGGTGAAGAGCAGGCGGCCCTTGAGGCGGAGGGCGCTCTGGTTGTGGAGGAGGTGCTCGTACCAGCGGCCGACCACGTACTCCGGGATGTAGACGCTGACCACGTCGCGCGGGCTCTCCCGACGGAGGCTCTTGACGTAGTCGATCACGGGTCGGGTGATCTCGCGGTAGGGCGAGTCGAGGACCTTCAGCGGGACGTCGAGGCCTCGCTCGTGCCACTCGTTCTGGAGGGCCTTGGTCTCCGCGGCGTCGACGCCGACGCTCACCGCCTCCAGCTTGTCCGAGCGCATGAGCTTGGCGTAGGCCAGGGCGCGCAGCGTCGGCTTGTGGATCTTGGAGACGAGGACGATGGCGTGCACCCGGGAGGGGCGGACGGCGTCGTCGTACGGGGCGTCGTCGGCCGTCAGCTCCTCGGCGACGCCGTCGTAGTGGCGGCGGATCGCGGACATGGTCACGTAGAAGATCACCATGCCGAGCAGCGCCACCCAGGCACCGTGGGTGAACTTCGTGAGCAGCACCACGACCAGCACCAGGCCGGTGAAGAAGGCGCCGAAGGTGTTGATCGCGCGGGAGCGGATCATGCGCCGGCGGGCCGCCGGGTCGCGCTCGGTGCGCAGGTGACGGTTCCAGTGCCGCACCATGCCGGTCTGGCTGAGCGTGAAGGAGACGAAGACGCCGACGATGTAGAGCTGGATGAGCTTCGTGGAGTCCGCGCCGTAGATGTAGACCAGCACGGCGGCGGCGCCGGCCAGCAGCACGATGCCGTTGGAGAACGCGAGCCGGTCGCCGCGGGTGTGCAGCTGGCGGGGCAGATAGCGGTCCTGGGCGAGGATCGAGCCCAGCAGCGGGAAGCCGTTGTACGCGGTGTTGGCGGCCAGGAACAGCACCAGGGCGGTGGCCGCGGCCAGCACCACGAACATGAAGGTGCCGTCGCCGAAGACGGCGGCCGCGACCTGCGAGATCACCGGGTTCTGGGTGTAGTCCTCGCCGACCGGCTTGCCGTCCTTGAGCAGGTCGTGCGCCGGGTTCTCGGCCATCTTCACGTCGGTGGCCATGGCCAGCGCGATGATGCCGCAGAACATGGTGACGGCGAGGCCGCCCATCAGGGCCAGCGTGGAGGCGGCGTTCTTGCTCTTGGGCTTGCGGAAGGCGGGCACGCCGTTGCTGATCGCCTCGACGCCGGTGAGCGCGGCACAGCCGGAGGAGAAGGCCCGCAGCAGCAGGAAGACCAGCGCGAAGCCGGCGAGCCCGGTGTGCTCGGGCTGGATCTCGTAGCCGGCGGTGGGGGCGTTCATGTCGTCGCCGCGGACCAGGCCGCGGTAGGCGCCCCAGGCCAGGAGCAGGAAGACGCCGGCGATGAAGACGTATGTGGGGATCGCGAAGAGCTTGCCGGACTCCCGCACGCCGCGCAGGTTCATCAGCGTCAGCAGCAGGATGATCGTGACCGCGGAGAGTTCCTTGTGCTCGACCACGAACGGGACCGCGGAGCCGAGGTTCTCCACGCCCGAGGAGATCGACACCGCGACGGTGAGCACGTAGTCCACGAGGAGCGCGCTGGCCACGGTCAGTCCGGCCTTGGGACCGAGGTTGACGTTGGCGACCTCGTAGTCGCCGCCGCCGCTCGGGTAGGCGTGCACGTTCTGCCGGTAGGAGGCGACCACCGTGAACATGAGCACGACGACCGCGACGGCGATCCACGGGCTGTAGCTGTAGGCCGACACTCCCGCCACGGACAGGACGAGCAGAACCTCGCCGGGTGCGTACGCCACGGAGGACAGCGGGTCGGAGGCGAAGACCGGCAGGGCGATGCGCTTGGGGAGGAGGGTTTCTCCCAGCTTGTCGCTGCGCAGCGCCCTGCCGATCAGTATCCGTTTCGGGATGTCGGTCAGTTTGGACACGCAGAGGATGGTAAGCGCTCGTCAAGACCTGCGCCCAACCGCCACCCCAAGGTGTGGCGGTCGGGCGCGCGAACGGCCGGCGAACGCGATCCGGCGATCAGTGGGTCCGATCGGCCGAAACGATCAGCTGGGACGATCAGCGGAAACGATCAGCCGAGTCGGGCCGGAAGGCCCCGGTGACCATTGGAGATGAAGGACTCGACATGCTGGAGCCCCTCCTCCGGGACCTCCAGCGACAGCCCCGGGAAGCGCTCGAAGAGCGCCGGGAGGGCGATGGTGGCCTCCAGCCGGGCCAGGGTCACGCCCAGGCAGTAGTGCACGCCGTGGCCGAAGGCCAGGTGGTCCTTGACCTCCCGGGTGATGTCGAAGCGGTCGGCGTCCTCGCCGTGCAGCGCGGTGTCCCGCCCCGCGGCGGCGTACGCGATGAGAATCGCGTCACCCTTGGCGAGGACGGTGCCGTCGGCGAGCTCGACGTCCTCCACCGCGTAGCGCAGCGGCAGGTTCGCCACCGGCGCCTCCAGCCGCAGCGCCTCGTCGATCACGTCGTCCCAGCTCGCCTTCCCGGCGCGGACCAGCGCGAGCTGGTCGGGGTGGGTGAGCAGCAGGTGGATGGCGTTGTCGAGGAGGTTGACGGTGGTCTCGTGGCCGGCGCTGATCATCAGCAGCAGGGTGTCGACCATCTCCTGCTCGGTGAGCCGGGAGTCTCCGTCCTCCTCCCGGGCGGTGATCAGGCCGGTGGTGAGGTCGTCGGCCGGCTTCTGGCGCTTCTCGGCGACGAGCCCGCCCAGGATGGCGTAGACCTCGGCGTAGGTGGCGGTGACCTCGGCCGGGTCGGCGGAGGTGTGGAAGATCGAGTCCACGCAGCGGCGCAGGCCCTCGCGGGTGTCCTCGTCGTTGATGCCGAACAGCTCGCAGATCACCTGGATCGGGATCGGGTACGCGTACCCCTCGCGCAGGTCCACCAGCTCGCCCTCGGGGGCGGCGGCCAGGTCGTCCAGCAGGTCGGTGACGATCTGCTCGATGCGCGGGCGGAGCGCGGCGGTGCGCTTGCCGGTGAACGCCTTGGAGACCAGGCCGCGGAGCCGCTTGTGGTCACCGCCGTACGCCGTGAACATGTTCCGCACCGCGACCCAGGTGAACAGCGGCCACTCCGGGGAGACCTCGCCGTTGATCCACTTCGGCCAGTGCTGCCGCGGGTCCTTGGAGACCCGGGGGTCGACGAGCAGTTCCTTGAGCAGGGTCTGCTCGGTTATCGCCCACGCCACCACGCCGCCAGGGAGCTCCACGCGCGTCGCCGGCCCCTGGGCGCGGATGCGGGCGGCCTCTGCGTGGATATCGCGGCCGGTGGGGTCGATGACAACAGGTCCCGACTGGCTGAACTGGCGTTCCATCGGCTCACTCCGAAGTTCTCGTCGATGTGGTCACGCACGGGTACGGTCTCGGAGACCGGCGCCGGCGTCGGCAGCGGCGTCGTCACCGTCAGGGGTACCGGGGGGAAGCGGACCGGCAGCGCGGTCATGGCGCGGTGGAAGGGGCCGGGTCGCCACTGGAGCTGGTCCGCCGGGACGGCGAGCTCCATGTCCGGGATGCGGTCCAGCAGCTTCTCGACCGCGATCCCGGCGGCCAGCCGGGCCGAGTCCTTGGCGGGGCAGACATGCGGGCCGGCGCTCCAGGCCAGGTGGGCGCGGTTGCCGGTGCGGTGGTCGGAGGCGAGGACCGGGTCGTTGTTGGCGGCCGCGAGGCTGACGACCACCGGTTCGCCCTCGCGCAGCCGGACCCCGGCGAAGTCCATGTCGTGCAGCGGGTAGTGCACGGCGTAGTTGGCCATCGGGGGGTCCAGCCACAGCACCTCGTCCAGCGCGTCGTCCACCGGCAGGCTGCCGCCGGCGAGGTCGCCGGCGAAGCGCTCGTCGGAGAGGAGCAGCCGCAGCGCGTTGGCGATCAGGTTCTGCTGGGGCTGGGTGCCGGCGCCCATGAGGACGACCAGCTGGTGGATCATCTCCTCGTCGCTGAGCCGCACCGGGTGCGCCATCATCCAGGAGATGATGTCCGGGCCGGGGTGCCGCCGCTTGAGGGCGACCAGCTCCAGCAGCGTCTCGGTGAGCAGGGCGTTGGCCCGCTCGGCGTCGACGCCGTCGAAGATCCCGGACATGCCCTCCACCAGCCGTTCCCCCAGCGCCGGCGGGCAGCCGAAGACCTGGTTGAAGACGAGCAGCGGCAGGATCTTGGCGTACTCGCCGAGCAGGTCCGCCTGGCCGGTGGTGGCGAAGCGGTCGATGAGGGTGTCCGCGGCGTGCTCGACGTAGCCGCGCATCGCGTTGGGGTCGACCCGCTCCATGCTGTCGGTGACCGCGGACCGCAGCCGGCGGTGCGCCTCGCCGTCGGAGAACAGACAGTTGGGGCGGTAGTGCATCATCGGCACCACCGGACTGTCCGGCGGAACCCGGCCGTCCGCCAGTGCCTTCCAGCGGCGGGCGTCCTTGCCGAACTTCTCCGGGCTGCGCAGCACCTCCAGCGCCGCCTGGTAGCCGAGCACCAGGTTGGCCTGCACCCCGGGTGCCAGCTCGACCGGGACCACCTGCCCGTACTGCCGCAGCCGGGCGTAGACGCTGTGCGGATCGGCCGCGAAGTCGGGTCCGTAGATCGGCACGCCGGCGCCGGCGTGCCCCGGTCCGCCGGCGTGCGCGGGGCAGCCGGGGGGCGGCGCGACGCCGGCGTCAGGACGGTAGGTCACACATGCTCCTGGGAAGAGGCGGAACGGGAGTGCAGGTACTGGACGAGCGCGATGAGCGCCTTGGTGGAGGAGGTCCGGTCGCGGGCGTCGCAGGTGACCAGCGGGGTCTCCGGAAGCAGGTCGAGCGCCTCGCGTATCTCCTCCTCGGCGTGCACCGGGGCGCCGTCGAAGTGGTTGACGGCGACGGCGTACGGCAGCCCGTGCTCCTCCAGCAGGCCCATCACGTCGAAGGACTGCTCCAGGCGGCGGGTGTCGGCGAGCACCAGCGCGCCCAGGGCGCCGCGCGTCATGTCCTGCCACAGCCGGGTGAAGCGCTGCTGCCCGGGCGCGCCGAACAGGTACAGGACCAGTGAGTCGCTGAGGGTGAGCCGCCCGAAGTCCATGGCGACGGTGGTGGTGGTCTTGTCCTTGATGCCGGCCAGGTCGTCGACGAGCGCGCCGGCCTGGGTCATGGTCTCCTCGGTGCGCAGCGGCCGGATCTCCGACAGCGAGCCGACGAAGGTCGTCTTGCCGACGGCGAAGTGCCCGACGACCAGCAGCTTGGCCGCGGTCCGTACGGTCTGACGCAGATAGACGCCGTTGTCAGAGGC
Coding sequences:
- a CDS encoding APC family permease; its protein translation is MSKLTDIPKRILIGRALRSDKLGETLLPKRIALPVFASDPLSSVAYAPGEVLLVLSVAGVSAYSYSPWIAVAVVVLMFTVVASYRQNVHAYPSGGGDYEVANVNLGPKAGLTVASALLVDYVLTVAVSISSGVENLGSAVPFVVEHKELSAVTIILLLTLMNLRGVRESGKLFAIPTYVFIAGVFLLLAWGAYRGLVRGDDMNAPTAGYEIQPEHTGLAGFALVFLLLRAFSSGCAALTGVEAISNGVPAFRKPKSKNAASTLALMGGLAVTMFCGIIALAMATDVKMAENPAHDLLKDGKPVGEDYTQNPVISQVAAAVFGDGTFMFVVLAAATALVLFLAANTAYNGFPLLGSILAQDRYLPRQLHTRGDRLAFSNGIVLLAGAAAVLVYIYGADSTKLIQLYIVGVFVSFTLSQTGMVRHWNRHLRTERDPAARRRMIRSRAINTFGAFFTGLVLVVVLLTKFTHGAWVALLGMVIFYVTMSAIRRHYDGVAEELTADDAPYDDAVRPSRVHAIVLVSKIHKPTLRALAYAKLMRSDKLEAVSVGVDAAETKALQNEWHERGLDVPLKVLDSPYREITRPVIDYVKSLRRESPRDVVSVYIPEYVVGRWYEHLLHNQSALRLKGRLLFTPGVMVTSVPWQLDSSELARKRARKRAEWNAPGSVRRGPVPVQQQAQPKEEKAAVKK
- a CDS encoding cytochrome P450, which encodes MELPGGVVAWAITEQTLLKELLVDPRVSKDPRQHWPKWINGEVSPEWPLFTWVAVRNMFTAYGGDHKRLRGLVSKAFTGKRTAALRPRIEQIVTDLLDDLAAAPEGELVDLREGYAYPIPIQVICELFGINDEDTREGLRRCVDSIFHTSADPAEVTATYAEVYAILGGLVAEKRQKPADDLTTGLITAREEDGDSRLTEQEMVDTLLLMISAGHETTVNLLDNAIHLLLTHPDQLALVRAGKASWDDVIDEALRLEAPVANLPLRYAVEDVELADGTVLAKGDAILIAYAAAGRDTALHGEDADRFDITREVKDHLAFGHGVHYCLGVTLARLEATIALPALFERFPGLSLEVPEEGLQHVESFISNGHRGLPARLG
- a CDS encoding cytochrome P450; amino-acid sequence: MTYRPDAGVAPPPGCPAHAGGPGHAGAGVPIYGPDFAADPHSVYARLRQYGQVVPVELAPGVQANLVLGYQAALEVLRSPEKFGKDARRWKALADGRVPPDSPVVPMMHYRPNCLFSDGEAHRRLRSAVTDSMERVDPNAMRGYVEHAADTLIDRFATTGQADLLGEYAKILPLLVFNQVFGCPPALGERLVEGMSGIFDGVDAERANALLTETLLELVALKRRHPGPDIISWMMAHPVRLSDEEMIHQLVVLMGAGTQPQQNLIANALRLLLSDERFAGDLAGGSLPVDDALDEVLWLDPPMANYAVHYPLHDMDFAGVRLREGEPVVVSLAAANNDPVLASDHRTGNRAHLAWSAGPHVCPAKDSARLAAGIAVEKLLDRIPDMELAVPADQLQWRPGPFHRAMTALPVRFPPVPLTVTTPLPTPAPVSETVPVRDHIDENFGVSRWNASSASRDLLSSTPPAAISTQRPPASAPRGRRRAWSSLAAWWRGR
- a CDS encoding UvrD-helicase domain-containing protein yields the protein MATLGIHKDFLLEFAKLEKPVQKRVYEVFDKFREHRHAGLHLEKLERPRDPRIRTIRITRFMRGVVLAPETGDSYLLLKVMPHDDAIDWALSHRATVNSATQGIELRDDIALEQATAHVRRVVPAADTRLFSHVPDKELTRLGIDPDLLPLVRNLGDETHLDALRKILPEQQYDVLAGLAAGLTPEEVWRESIAVHAEHAQPEQPHGREQDGLAAAMARSQGRIALLSGPDELLDMLSRPFDAWRVFLHPSQQRIAYRPSYKGPARVTGGPGTGKTVVALHRALHLARRLPADAPDGAILLTTYTRDLAADLRRNLELLIPDEAIMAKIRVVNVDALANQIVREEHGSQLTILTGQKEIHFRWNRIAHHLGIEFTDAFLDQEWRQVVLAQDLRSPEAYLKASRAGRGAALSPLRRAQVWRAVEAFTRELRQAKEWTFLQVCAEAARLLEPRTDRPFRHVVVDEAQDLHPVQWRMLRALVAPGPDDLFIAGDTHQRIYGNKVSLRNLGVNVSGRSHRLRINYRTTHEILQWSTALLSGESPDDMDGGVESLAGFRSVLRGALPQLEGAGSRTEEITELTARITQWMNGGLEPGEIGVAVRYLQLGREVAQALERAGIPVSVLGTSREGGDGVRIGTMHRMKGLEFRCVAVAGVSDGVVPLAAALAPKEVDAQQYRDDVLGELNLLFVACTRAREELRVSWHGAPSPFLAI
- a CDS encoding class I SAM-dependent RNA methyltransferase, which encodes MRSEASAAHASLVGEEYEVEVGPVAHGGHCIARTAEGRVLFVRHSLPGERVIARVTEGEEHSRFLRADAVRVLEPAKDRVEAPCPFSGPGQCGGCDWQHVAPGAQRRFKGAVVTEQLARLAGLTPEQAGWDGTVEPAPGDKLPKGEVPAWRTRVQYAVDEEGRAGLRKHRSHEVVPVDHCMIAAPGVTELGVERRSWPQMDTVEAIAATGSNDRQVVLTPRPGGRLPLVELDKPVSVLRVDEKTGGVHRVHGRPFVRERAVDRTWRVGAGGFWQVHPQAAGLLVEAVMQGLMPRKGETALDLYCGVGLFAGALAERVGDTGAVLGIESGKRAVEDARHNLADLDRVRIEQGKVEQVLPRTGITEADLVVLDPPRAGAGAQTVRHLATLGARRIAYVACDPAALARDLKYFGESGYRVRRMRAFDLFPMTHHVECVAILEPVK
- a CDS encoding ATP/GTP-binding protein, with translation MDSALASDNGVYLRQTVRTAAKLLVVGHFAVGKTTFVGSLSEIRPLRTEETMTQAGALVDDLAGIKDKTTTTVAMDFGRLTLSDSLVLYLFGAPGQQRFTRLWQDMTRGALGALVLADTRRLEQSFDVMGLLEEHGLPYAVAVNHFDGAPVHAEEEIREALDLLPETPLVTCDARDRTSSTKALIALVQYLHSRSASSQEHV